Proteins encoded within one genomic window of Halodesulfurarchaeum formicicum:
- a CDS encoding thiamine ABC transporter substrate-binding protein: protein MKRRTFVKRVGAAGIAGLAGCAGPDADSRGTTTGTSGGTDELAGTLRVATYEPFVDAPSVSPGAWIKEAFESAYPDATIEWQTPNSGLNHFIQQAQYDDEIEADVYVGLNADDLVRADDELGETELFEPLSADTLSNGDSLIEELRFDPAGRAVPFDTGYISLVYDAGEIDEPQTFADLIEPAFEDTLLLQNAQTSDPGRAFLLWTIANRGEANFLDYWQALMDNGARIAGDWNAAYTAYSNAERPAVVSYSTDQVYAHRNDVDMQRHQIAFLDDQGYAVPEGMARFADAAKPELATAFLDFMLEPRTQSEIAVRNVAFPATTTADPPESFTEYAHRPPETVTHTYDQLAGSIDDWVSAWAEQIASG, encoded by the coding sequence GGGACCGACGAACTCGCCGGCACGCTCCGGGTCGCGACCTACGAGCCGTTCGTCGACGCCCCGAGCGTGAGCCCGGGGGCATGGATCAAGGAGGCGTTCGAGTCGGCCTATCCCGACGCCACGATCGAGTGGCAGACGCCGAACTCGGGGCTCAACCACTTCATCCAGCAGGCCCAGTACGACGATGAGATCGAGGCGGACGTGTACGTCGGGCTCAACGCCGACGACCTCGTCCGCGCGGACGACGAACTCGGCGAGACCGAACTCTTCGAGCCGCTGTCGGCCGACACACTCTCGAACGGCGACAGCCTCATCGAGGAGCTGCGATTCGATCCGGCCGGCCGCGCCGTTCCCTTCGACACGGGATACATCAGTCTGGTCTACGACGCGGGCGAGATCGACGAGCCCCAGACCTTCGCGGACCTGATCGAGCCGGCCTTCGAAGACACGCTGCTCCTGCAGAACGCCCAGACGAGTGATCCGGGGCGGGCTTTCCTCCTCTGGACGATCGCGAACCGGGGCGAAGCGAACTTCCTCGATTACTGGCAGGCCCTGATGGACAACGGCGCGCGGATCGCGGGGGACTGGAACGCGGCCTATACCGCCTACTCGAATGCGGAGCGGCCCGCCGTTGTCTCCTACTCGACCGATCAGGTCTATGCCCACCGCAACGACGTGGACATGCAGCGCCACCAGATCGCCTTCCTGGACGACCAGGGGTATGCCGTCCCCGAGGGAATGGCTCGCTTTGCCGACGCCGCGAAGCCCGAATTGGCCACGGCCTTCCTCGATTTCATGCTCGAACCACGAACGCAGTCCGAGATCGCGGTCCGGAACGTCGCCTTCCCGGCCACCACGACCGCCGACCCGCCCGAGAGCTTCACGGAGTACGCCCACCGCCCGCCGGAGACGGTGACCCACACCTACGACCAACTCGCCGGATCGATCGACGACTGGGTCTCGGCGTGGGCCGAACAGATCGCAAGCGGGTGA